GGTTCTATAAAAAGCACTCTATAAGTATTTAAAAAGTTATCTTCCTATCCATTAATTAATTTCAACTGTGAATATTCCCCTTATTCTACTTCAAGCTACTATAGAAACTCCTCCTCCTGCAAGCGTAAATTACTTAGAAGTGTTTATGACAGGTGGAATTGTTAGTTATACCCTTATTGCTCTTTCTATTTTATTATTCTACTTTTTCTTAGAAAGAGTATGGACATTTTTTAAGCTCACTAGAGAGAATCCAAAAGATTTGTTAGACCGTATTAAACAACTGCTTATTAGTAGAGGAATGGATAGTGCACAAGAAGCATTACGTAAATCTTCTTCGTCTTATTCTATTATTTTGAGAGAAAGTCTTGAAATAATGACTTATGTAAAGTCAGACCAACTCAAAGAACGTATAGATGAAGTAGCTCAACGAGAACTTACCAAACTAGAAAGAAAAGTAGGTTATATTTCCTTGGTGGCAGGTGCTGCGCCAATGGTAGGCTTTTTGGGTACAGTTGTCGGAATGATTCAGGCCTTTTCAGAGCTTGCTAATCAAGATGGTGCCACAAGTGCAAAAGTTTTGGCAGAAGGAATCTATCAAGCAATGGGAACTACAATGGGTGGACTTGTAGTAGGTCTTTTTGCCTATATTATGTATAATTATTTAATAGCAAAAATTCATAAAGTAACGGGTAGGATGAATACACTCATTCATGATTTTATATTGATGTTGCAACAGAGAAGCTAATTTCTTTACGATTAACGATTTTAAAAACCCAAAAACAATCCTAAACGAAAGAATGTCATGCCAAAATCTCAACTTAAATTTGATCCTAGCTTTAATATGTCTTCTATGACAGACATTGTATTTCTGTTATTGATTTTTTTTATGCTGACTTCTAATTTTGTAACGCCTTCAGCAGTAGAAGTAAATGTTCCGACAAGTAATTCAGGTGGTGCAGTAATGCCAAAACTTACAATTACTATTTCAGAAGAAGGAAAATTTTATGTCAATAAACAAGAAGTAGCTATCGAACAAATGAAGGATGAACTCAAATCTATTCTTCCAAATACAGGTGATAAAGAAGTTGTTCTACACGCTGAAAATACTACTCCAATTCAAAAAATTATTCAAGTTATGGATATCGGACACGAATTAGGAATAAAAGTGCAGTTAGCTGTTGAAAAAGAATAAATTTTATTCATCAACAAATAAATTTAGAAATCCGATTTCAAAAATTAGAGTTGAATAACAGTATAATTAAAAACATAATTCGTAATTGAATAAAATGGCAATACCTCCTAATTATATTAATGAAAGTAAACACTTGATGCGTGTTCGTCCAGAACAGTTAGATATACTGTGGAAACAAGGATGGCGACATTTTGGAACGCATTTTTATAGATACAGTTGGGCATTGTATGATGATGTGCTTTGTATGGTTGTTCCTTTGCGTGTGGAGTTAGAAGGATATAAGCATAGCAAACGTTTCAAGAAAATTCTATCCAAAAATAAGCATTTCAGAACTGTCATTGAACCAATTGCACTTACGACAGAGCATCATGTTCTTTTTAATAAACACAAACAGAAATTCTCACATACTATTCCACAAGATATTTATGTTTTTCTGTCTCGCCAACCAGACAAAATTCCTAATCCGACCTATCAGATAAATGTTTATGATACAGAAAAGGAAGGAAAAACAAGTCCAACTGACAAAGGAAGAGGAAAATTAATTGCTTGTAGTTTCTTTGATATTGGAGAGGAAGCTATTTCGTCGGTTTATGGAATGTACGACCCAGATTATTATAGCAATAGCTTAGGAACTTATACAATGTTGATGGAAATAGAATATGCTAAAGAACATCAAAAAAGCTATTATTACCATGGATATAGCTATGATTTGCCTTCTATGTATGATTACAAAAAACATTTTCCTAACATTCAAGCATACGATTGGGAACGCTGGCAAGAACCTAAAAATATATTTACAAATCCACTTCCAAAGCGTTTTTATCATTTAGTAAAACTCTCAGATTGGGATTTAGACCATTATCAGGATACACAGATTCGTCCTCCAGGAGAGTTTATTCATTGTTCGTATGCTGAACAGGTAGCACGTTCTGCCAATAAATATTTTTCAGAGGAAGAATCGGTTTTGGTTTTGCATATTGCGCCTGAGCGTGTTCATTCGCTGATAAAAGATGAGTATGCACCTGATGGATTACTGTTTCCTCATATTTATGGCTATATTCCAAGAATGGCAATTTTTAGAATGAGTGAAATTAGTAAAAATAAAAATGGGGTTTTTGAGTTTGATAAAACGATTGATGATGAATTTTATGAATAGATTTGATTTGGATGACAAATAAAAAAAGAGCCTTATTATTGAAAATAAAGCTCTTTGATATTTAATGTAGAATAACAAAATTACTCTTCTTCTGAGTTATCCTGACGTTTTAATTTATCAAAAGCATTTTCTCTTCCCTCTTGTTTTTTGGCTCTGCTCTCTCTACTTTCTTTGATAATTGCTTCTCTTCGTTCTTCCGATTTTTGTGCTATTTGGTCTTCCAAAGATTCGTAAGCACTAATAATATGACGCACAAGTTTATGACGCACCACATCTTTTCCTGAAAGCTCCACTACTGCAACTCCATCAATATCTCTAAGAATTTTGACAGTCTGTGCAAGTCCAGAAGTAACATTTCTAGGTAAATCTACCTGTGTCATATCCCCTGTAATTATCATCTTTGAATCTAATCCCAAACGAGTAAGAAACATTTTGAGCTGCATTGTTGTCGTATTTTGTGCTTCATCTAGAAGTACAAAGGCATTTGAAAGTGTACGACCACGCATATAAGCAATTGGAGCAATTTCAATAACATTTGTATCCTGATAAAATTTGAGCTTTTCAGGCGCAATCATATCAGCCAAAGCATCATAAATAGGACGCAAATAAGGGTCAATTTTTTCCTTCATATCCCCAGGTAAAAAGCCTAGACTTTCACCAGCTTCAACGGCAGGACGAGTAATAATTATTTTCTTGACCTGTTTGTTTTTTAAAGCCCGAACAGCCAAAGCCACAGCAATATAGGTTTTTCCTGTTCCTGCTGGACCAAGTGCAAAAACGACATCATTATGTGATGCAGCTTCTACAAGCTCTCTTTGATTGGGTGTTTTTGCTCTAATTGGTGTTCCCTGTATACCATAAACTAAGTTTTCATCTTTTTGGCGTGCTTGTGAAATCATATCAGCATCTTGCTCAATATAACTTCTTACATCTTCAACAGAAACAGAACCATAACGATTATAATGCTCCAAGAGAAGATTTATAATTTCGTTAATATGCAAAAGTTCGGGGCGATTACCTTGTATGCGAAGTTCGTTTCCACGAGCCACTATCTTACTATTGGGAAAAGAGAGTGATATTTCTTTGATATTTCTGTTTTCTACACCCAAAAAATCGACTAAAGAAATATCTTTTAAAGGTATTATTTTTTCTACCAAATTAAAATAAAATTAGAAGTTAGAAGTATGAATTCAGAAGTAATACTATAAAATTAGAAATTAGCATTCTGAATGAATTGAAATTGTAATAAACTTAGAACTCAAATATAAGGTATTTAGTTCTAAAATTTATACTCTAAAACTTAAATTTATTTTGTCTTTATTCATCATATACTCCTAGTGTCATTGGATCAGTTACAATAACATTGCTAACATTAAGGTTTCTATCAGCAATACTTATTCTGTATCTTAAAACATCTCCTTTCTCAACAGGCGAAAAACTGGTATAAATAACATTAATAGAATATCTAAGGTCGCCTTCCAAAGCTGTTTCTTTATCTAATGTATTCAGAACGGGAAAACGAGAGTTTAGATTAAAATTTTGAGAGGCAAAAGTTACAGGTTCGAATTCTCCATTTTCATTCAAACGCTCTACATCAGCAAAAAAATTATGTCTAAAAAGATTAACACTTCCATCTGGATTTCTTTCAGAAAATGGAGGTAAAGTATCTGACGAACTTAGCCCTAAATCGCCATCACCATCTTGAAAAAACAAAGTAATTATGACAGAATCTGTATTTGCTCTCGCTTTACTCTGTAAGTTCTCTAGGTTTACAAAAGTAATTTGAGGAGTATTAGGGTAATCTGGTTCTGCAAAACAACCTGTCAGACAAAGTAAGCCTATAAATAATACAGAATTAAGAGTTGAGAATTGAGAATTAAAAAATAATTTTTTCATATAATAATTGTCTATATATTTTCTAGCTAAAAAAATGATTCTTTCGCACTCTAATAGAGAATACTATATAGACGACGAAAGAATCAAAACTGATGTTGCATTAAAAATGTTAGATTAATTTCTAATCCATTTCTGTAAAAATTATGCTTTTACTGAATTATCAGCAGCTTTTTTATCTAAAATTTCTTTAAAGAATTTATAGGTTCTTTTAAGTCCTTCTGCACGGTCAATTTTTGGAGTCCAACCTAAGATATTTTTAGCTTTTGTAATATCTGGACAACGCTGTTTTGGGTCGTCTACTGGAAGGTCTTGATAAACTACTTTTTGAGAAGTTCCTGTAAGTTTGATAATCTCTTCTGCAAAATCAGACATAGAAATTTCGCTTGGGTTTCCGATATTCATTGGCAAATGATAATCACTCAAAAGAAGTTGATAAATTCCTTCTACCAAATCATCTACATAACAAAAAGAACGAGTTTGAGAACCATCTCCAAAAATTGTTAAATCTTCTCCTTCAATGGCTTGGCGCATAAAAGTAGGCAAAACACGTCCATCATCCAATCGCATACGAGGGCCATACGTATTAAAAATACGAATCATACGAGTTTCTACTGCGTGTGCATTGTGGTATGCCATTGTAATTGATTCTAAAAAGCGTTTTGCTTCATCATACACTCCACGAGGACCAACAGAATTTACATTTCCCCAATATTCTTCTGTTTGAGGGTGTACTTCTGGGTCGCCATAGATTTCTGAAGTAGAAGCCACCAAAATTCTAGCTTTTTTTGCTTTAGCAAGTCCTAATAAATTATGTGTCCCCAATGCACCAACCTTTAAAGTTTGAATAGGCATTTTGAGATAATCAATTGGAGAAGCTGGAGAAGCAAAATGTAAAATATAATCTAAATCATCAGGAACATGTACAAAAGTAGTAATGTCGTGATGATAAAATTTGAAATTAGGAAGCTCAAAAAGATGTTCGATATTTTTGATATTTCCTGTCAAAAGGTTATCCATTCCGATAACATAATAACCTTCTGCAATAAAACGGTCGCAAAGATGAGAACCCAAGAAACCTGCTGCACCTGCAATAAGTATTTTTTTCATTCGTAAAATTAAAGTCTATTTTTTCGTAAAAGATGAGTATAGACAAATTTAAGGAAAATCTAGGGAAGTTTTTATTTACTTTATATTGATGCTTAACCTTTTTCTTATTTTCTGCATAGATTTTTTCAAATCTACTAAATGTTCTAAAAAACTCAGTCTCTTCTTCTTCGTCCATGTCATCGCAATAACACAAAGAAAATATGTCTAAATAAATTGGTGCTACTATTTCTGTTATAATATCATATTCTTTTTTAGTCATTAATTCTTTGTTTAAAATCTGTACATGTCAGAATTGTTGGTGATAGATAAAAGCTGGCTGAAATCAAACACCAATAACAGAATTTGAATGGTTATTTCTTGAAAAGGATTCTTTTAGGCACATGTAAACACATAGTAGGAAGGTCAAAATATTCTTTATCAAACCATGTTCCTACTGGGTTTCTGACCCATTCAAAATAATCTGCAAGTGCCAAACTTGTTCCTTCATCAGAAACTTCGGATGCAGATTCCATAAAGGTTATTGGTCTGCTTTGGCTTCCATCAGAATTTGGTAATAAACTATACCATGTCCAAAGATACCTTCCTTGTGGATATTGAGGTGTAGGAGGAAAGAGAGCCGAAATTATATTTACAGTTTCATTTGGACATAATACAGGGTTATCAATTATTGTTGCATGGATTGTTCCTTGTACGGCTGGAATACTTGCCCAAGTTGGGGGTTGTTGTCCTAAGCCAATATTTCTACAATTTACTACTACAGGTTCTGGATAACCTCTTGTAAAATAAACATTTTCATTAAAAA
This is a stretch of genomic DNA from Bernardetia sp. MNP-M8. It encodes these proteins:
- a CDS encoding MotA/TolQ/ExbB proton channel family protein, which produces MNIPLILLQATIETPPPASVNYLEVFMTGGIVSYTLIALSILLFYFFLERVWTFFKLTRENPKDLLDRIKQLLISRGMDSAQEALRKSSSSYSIILRESLEIMTYVKSDQLKERIDEVAQRELTKLERKVGYISLVAGAAPMVGFLGTVVGMIQAFSELANQDGATSAKVLAEGIYQAMGTTMGGLVVGLFAYIMYNYLIAKIHKVTGRMNTLIHDFILMLQQRS
- a CDS encoding biopolymer transporter ExbD, translating into MPKSQLKFDPSFNMSSMTDIVFLLLIFFMLTSNFVTPSAVEVNVPTSNSGGAVMPKLTITISEEGKFYVNKQEVAIEQMKDELKSILPNTGDKEVVLHAENTTPIQKIIQVMDIGHELGIKVQLAVEKE
- a CDS encoding DUF952 domain-containing protein; protein product: MAIPPNYINESKHLMRVRPEQLDILWKQGWRHFGTHFYRYSWALYDDVLCMVVPLRVELEGYKHSKRFKKILSKNKHFRTVIEPIALTTEHHVLFNKHKQKFSHTIPQDIYVFLSRQPDKIPNPTYQINVYDTEKEGKTSPTDKGRGKLIACSFFDIGEEAISSVYGMYDPDYYSNSLGTYTMLMEIEYAKEHQKSYYYHGYSYDLPSMYDYKKHFPNIQAYDWERWQEPKNIFTNPLPKRFYHLVKLSDWDLDHYQDTQIRPPGEFIHCSYAEQVARSANKYFSEEESVLVLHIAPERVHSLIKDEYAPDGLLFPHIYGYIPRMAIFRMSEISKNKNGVFEFDKTIDDEFYE
- a CDS encoding PhoH family protein; translation: MVEKIIPLKDISLVDFLGVENRNIKEISLSFPNSKIVARGNELRIQGNRPELLHINEIINLLLEHYNRYGSVSVEDVRSYIEQDADMISQARQKDENLVYGIQGTPIRAKTPNQRELVEAASHNDVVFALGPAGTGKTYIAVALAVRALKNKQVKKIIITRPAVEAGESLGFLPGDMKEKIDPYLRPIYDALADMIAPEKLKFYQDTNVIEIAPIAYMRGRTLSNAFVLLDEAQNTTTMQLKMFLTRLGLDSKMIITGDMTQVDLPRNVTSGLAQTVKILRDIDGVAVVELSGKDVVRHKLVRHIISAYESLEDQIAQKSEERREAIIKESRESRAKKQEGRENAFDKLKRQDNSEEE
- a CDS encoding UDP-glucuronic acid decarboxylase family protein, yielding MKKILIAGAAGFLGSHLCDRFIAEGYYVIGMDNLLTGNIKNIEHLFELPNFKFYHHDITTFVHVPDDLDYILHFASPASPIDYLKMPIQTLKVGALGTHNLLGLAKAKKARILVASTSEIYGDPEVHPQTEEYWGNVNSVGPRGVYDEAKRFLESITMAYHNAHAVETRMIRIFNTYGPRMRLDDGRVLPTFMRQAIEGEDLTIFGDGSQTRSFCYVDDLVEGIYQLLLSDYHLPMNIGNPSEISMSDFAEEIIKLTGTSQKVVYQDLPVDDPKQRCPDITKAKNILGWTPKIDRAEGLKRTYKFFKEILDKKAADNSVKA